ACGGTGGCCTCATCGGTGGTGCTTCACTGAAGTGCGCTGATTTCAAGGGCATCATCGACGCTTGGAAGAAATAAAATATGACGAAACAATTCATCATAACAACGCTTATAGGTTTGTGCATCGGTATTACTGCTGGTGCACAGACCTTTACCCAGCGTCTGCAGAAAACGGCGAAGGGAGAGGCCACTGTGACAGTACATCACGACGAGGCTATCGACAAACTGGTAAACGGTCCGCAGATAGTCACTCAAGCTACATCACAGAAATCTTCTGAGAAGAAGGCAACAACCGTAGTCGCTACAACGCCTGCAACAACCAAGCAACAGGACACCAACCGCCCAAAAACTGTTGATGCCCAGAGCAGCGCCACTGCACAGCACAGTGCCGGCGACACGCATATTGCAGACACCACCTCGACCGCACAGAAAAGCGGTCACTCCTACAAAACCACCGGCTATCGCATACAGGTTTATGCCGGAGGTAACTCGCGCAAAGACCGCCAACAGGCAGAACAGATAGGCAATCAGCTGAGAATGCTGTTCCCCTTGGAAGCCGTCTATGTGCATTTCTACTCCCCACGCTGGATTTGTCGTATGGGCAATTACCGCACCTACGAAGAAGCCCACCAGTCACTACAGGAAGTGAAGAAACTTGGCTATTCGGCAGCTACCATCGTAAAAGGAAAGATAACGTTGCAATACTGACCGGAATCACAGTTCAGTGTTTATACTAATTCAGTAATTATTTCGAAGTGTACATTCCAGAGAAAGAACAATTCAGAGAAGGCCTTGACGAATTGGCCACCCACTACAAGCGGGTTTTAGAGCTGCTGGGCGAAGACCCCAGCCGTGAAGGTTTGAAAAAGACTCCTATGCGTGTGGCCAAAGCCATGCAGGTACTGACACGCGGCTACGAGATGGATGCTCACAAAGTGCTTACCGACGCACTGTTCAAAGAGGACTACTCGCAGATGGTCATCGTAAAGGACATTGATTTCTTCTCACTATGCGAACACCACATGCTGCCTTTTTATGGCAAGGTGCATGTGGCCTACATCCCTAACGGCTACATCACAGGACTGAGCAAAATAGCCCGTGTAGTAGATATCTTCAGTCATCGCCTGCAGGTGCAGGAACGCATGACCTTACAAATTAAAGAGTGTATTGAACAGACCCTCCATCCCCTTGGCGTGATGGTGGTGGTCGAAGCCAAGCATATGTGCATGCAGATGCGCGGTGTGGAAAAGCAAAACAGCATTACCACCACCAGCGACTTCAGCGGCGCATTCAATCAGGCCAAGACCCGCCAGGAGTTCATGAACCTCATCTCACTCAACAAAAACATTTAAACTTATGTATCAGTCTGACCGCGGAAACTACAGAAAGACAGATTCGCTTCTGAGCATTTTCCTGAACACATGCCTGGGAAAGACACTCGTCTGTGCCCTCATTCTTGGATTTATTGCACTGCTTGCCTTCATCACATGTCCTTCTGAGAACTACATGCGCTCTCAGATGAACGACAACATAGGCCAATGCTTAGGACAGGCAGACAGTGTCTATATGGACGGTATAGACAATGCCGTATCCAACCTGGGCTACATCTTTGGCAATTCTGAACTTCCGGAAGATGCCGAAATTCTGAAAGCCTTCAAAAAGCACAACCGCTTGGAATATCATAACCACGTTATCTACTCTACCCTGTACGTCATCAACAACTTCCACTACGAAGGAGCAAGATGTGCGGTTGGATTCTTTGGACTCGTGATTCCTATGATCAATTCCAACGACTTTGTATTGCGCACCACGCCTGTACGGAGGGAATACAACTACAAGCCTGTTCAAGACACAGGCGAAGAAGATTTCTTCAAAGAAATGGATGGAGACGAAGAGTTCTTCCAGGATTTCAACGAGGAAGAGTTTGAATAATAAGACCTGACTTTATACAGATTAGTAAGAGAAAGGCCAAAAGAATAAAAAAAGATAAAAACAAGAAAAAATATTTGGCACTTTCATAAAAATACACTACCTTTGCACCCGCAAATGCAGGAAACTGCAATTTAAAGGATCGGGATTTAGCGCAGTTGGTAGCGCACACGTCTGGGGGGCGCGAGGTCGCTGGTTCGAGTCCAGTAATCCCGACCAAAGAAAATCCAATCAACATCACGTTGATTGGATTTTTCTTTTATTCCAATTTGGATTTTTCTTTTATTTCCAATTTTGATGTATTCTTTTATCCTATATTATAATTGTAATAAGCCCATTACTTTATCTGATCAACAGAATAGCGAACTGATACTGTAGGAGAATAGGTGTTGAGGAGAATCAGCTCCAAACCGCCTTTGTCGCCCACCTGGAAATTGGCTTCCTTATGCAAATCGCCATCATGTTTCATGTTTGCCCATCCATAGAGCTCGGTGAACTCCTTATGTCGTGCATTATAAATGCCTAAGGTAGAATCGTTGTAAGAAGCCTCGTAGCTCTCCAGCACGTCGCTGATGGTATCATTGTGCATGGTAATATCTACGCGCGCGTTCTCTTGATTATTGAAAAGCACATAGACGGAGTTATCGGTCAGGTTAGAATCAAGTGCAAAGCCACGCTCCAGGAGCGAGTCACACATTGCTTTGGCAGACATACCCAAAGACAGACCACGGAAATCAAGATACTCACGCTCGCCCTTACAAGCACACAGGGCAATAACTGCCATGAAGGCAAAAATCATCTTTTTCATTCTTTCTTTATTTAAGGATTATTGTTCTATACATTATTCAATAAGAGGCACAAAAAAACGGCCACAGTAGTTAGTGGGTTCAAAAGTACAATTCTTTTTGCAGACAAGGAAAATTCATTAGCGATTATTAACGGTATCAGGTACTTTTATAAAAAAATTAAAAGAGCCACGCTTCACAGCGGAGCTCTTTTATCGTTTTAAAACTAAATTAATCAACCATAAACCTTAACCATTAAAATCTTTTTGCATGGCAAAGATACAACATTTTCCATGAATGCGTGTCGATTTTTTGATAAAAAGGGTTTAAAAATCGCTCAAATCACGATTTTTGAACATTTTTTCACTGATTTTAGAGCCAATTGAACGTTTTTTACCAAAAAATTTCCCTATTTGGTTAATTTTTATTATCTTCGCACCGACAAAACAAATCAAGAAATATACAAAGTAATGCTAAGCAACATTCCTTTTTCAACCCTTAACACCATATTTATAATAATAGCGGTACTCTTGGCAGCCCTTTTAGTATGGACTACAAGAGAATTGTATTTAAGAAGTGTGCGCCTACGCAACCGCGAACAGATGGAGCGCATTTTCACTAATATTGGCCACGAACTGCTTACTCCACTCACTGTTATTTCGGCTTCTGTAGAACAGATAAGACAACAGGAACCACGATTCAAGTCGGACTATGCACTGATGGAACTGAACATCGACCGCATGGTGCGACTGCTTCAGGAAATACTTGAAACCAGCAAATCGCAGGCAGGAGAACTGCGTTTGCTCGTTTCGCGAGGCGATGTTGTTCAGCACATCACACAAACAGCACTGTGCCTTCAGCCACTCATGAGCAAACGACATATTCACTTCTCCATTGAGTGTGAGCCAAAATCCATGATGGGATGGATAGATCCTGACAAACTGGATAAAAT
The sequence above is a segment of the Prevotella sp. E9-3 genome. Coding sequences within it:
- the folE gene encoding GTP cyclohydrolase I FolE; this encodes MPEKEQFREGLDELATHYKRVLELLGEDPSREGLKKTPMRVAKAMQVLTRGYEMDAHKVLTDALFKEDYSQMVIVKDIDFFSLCEHHMLPFYGKVHVAYIPNGYITGLSKIARVVDIFSHRLQVQERMTLQIKECIEQTLHPLGVMVVVEAKHMCMQMRGVEKQNSITTTSDFSGAFNQAKTRQEFMNLISLNKNI
- a CDS encoding SPOR domain-containing protein, which gives rise to MTKQFIITTLIGLCIGITAGAQTFTQRLQKTAKGEATVTVHHDEAIDKLVNGPQIVTQATSQKSSEKKATTVVATTPATTKQQDTNRPKTVDAQSSATAQHSAGDTHIADTTSTAQKSGHSYKTTGYRIQVYAGGNSRKDRQQAEQIGNQLRMLFPLEAVYVHFYSPRWICRMGNYRTYEEAHQSLQEVKKLGYSAATIVKGKITLQY